Part of the Chloracidobacterium thermophilum B genome is shown below.
ACCAGTTTCCGAACTACCGAATTACGATTCGCATCCCGGAGTTTACGTCCGTGTGCCCGCTCACCGAGCAGCCGGATTTTGGGACGGTGACCATCACCTACGTGCCCCGTGACCGCTGCCTGGAGCTGAAATCGCTGAAACTTTACATTCACGCCTACCGCCAGTTGGGGATTTTTTACGAGAACGCCATCAACCGCATCCTGCGGGATGTCGTTGCCGCCTGCGATCCGGTCGAATGTACGGTCACGGGCGACTTTACGCCACGCGGCGGCATCAGTTCCCTGATCGAAGCCACCTACCGGGCTACCCACCGCCCGGCCTGAACCCGTCCATTTGCGCCTACGGAGGAATTGTCCTATGACCGCACCTGCGCCGCTGAGTGTTCGTGACCGTGTCTCGCCGGAAGAATGGCAGGCGCGGGTTGATCTGGCCGCCATGTATCGCCTCACGGCGCTGTATGGCTGGGATGACCTTGTGTTTACGCACATTTCAATGCGCGTCCCGGGGGAGGACCACCACTTTCTCATCAATCCCTACGGTCTGCTCTTTGAAGAAGTGACGGCCTCGAACCTGGTCAAGATTGATCTCAATGGGCAGATCGTCATGGAAACACCCTACCGCATCAATCCGGCCGGCTTCACCATTCACGGCGCCATTCATGCCGCGCGGGAAGATGCCCGGTGTGTGTTCCACACGCACACGCCACATGGCATTGCCGTTGCCGCCCAGGCCGAAGGGCTGCGGCCGCTTTCCCAGCAGTCGCTCTTTGCCCTTGCCAGCCTTGGGTATCACGACTACGAAGGCGTGGCGCTCAATGAAGACGAAAAGCCACGTCTGGTGGCCGACCTGGGCGACAAGCAGATTCTCATCCTGCGCAACCACGGCCTGCTGACCGTCGGCCGGACGGCCGCCGAAGCCTTCCTGCTGATGTACGTTGTGGAAAGCGCCTGCCGCATCCAGGTTCTGGCGCAGTCCGGCGGGCAACCGCTCGTGACGATTCCTGAGCCGATTCTGCGGGGCATTCGCGCCCAGGCTGACCAGGTGACGCTTGGGTTGGGCGCCGAACTGGTCTGGCCTGCGCTGCTGCGCAAACTCGACCGGGTGGACGCCTCATACCGTAACTAGTGCAACGATACCGGAACCGATGGCAACCGTACCGCTGGCAACCTGGTTTGTCGCTCTGACGCTGGCCTACCTCATCGGCGGCCTGCCTTCGGGCTTCCTGATTGCCAAGGCCGTGACGGGTGAAGATGTCCGCGCTTCCGGGTCGGGAAGTACCGGGGCGACGAATGTCGTCCGCAAGGCCGGACTCGCCGCCGGACTGGCCACCTACATACTGGATGTTTCCAAGGGCATGCTGGTGCTGTGGCTGGCGGTGCGGTGGTTCGGATTGTCCGCGTCCACAGCTCAGGGCGCCGTGGGGCTGGCAGCCATCCTGGGCCACATGTTTCCGGTCTATCTCGGCTTTCGCGGCGGCAAAGGCGTGGCGACCGGAGTGGGCGTGTTTCTGATGCTGTCGCCGTGGGCCACGCTTCTGTCGCTCGGAGTCTGGGTGGTTGCCTTTGCCCTGACGCGCACAGTGTCGCTGGGTTCGCTGCTGGGGGTGGTCGCGCTGCCGTTTGGCATCTGGAGTTGTGATGGCTGG
Proteins encoded:
- the queF gene encoding preQ(1) synthase, which produces MGAYTDEHARKGLDAPLPPIECWANQFPNYRITIRIPEFTSVCPLTEQPDFGTVTITYVPRDRCLELKSLKLYIHAYRQLGIFYENAINRILRDVVAACDPVECTVTGDFTPRGGISSLIEATYRATHRPA
- a CDS encoding class II aldolase/adducin family protein; its protein translation is MTAPAPLSVRDRVSPEEWQARVDLAAMYRLTALYGWDDLVFTHISMRVPGEDHHFLINPYGLLFEEVTASNLVKIDLNGQIVMETPYRINPAGFTIHGAIHAAREDARCVFHTHTPHGIAVAAQAEGLRPLSQQSLFALASLGYHDYEGVALNEDEKPRLVADLGDKQILILRNHGLLTVGRTAAEAFLLMYVVESACRIQVLAQSGGQPLVTIPEPILRGIRAQADQVTLGLGAELVWPALLRKLDRVDASYRN
- the plsY gene encoding glycerol-3-phosphate 1-O-acyltransferase PlsY; this encodes MATVPLATWFVALTLAYLIGGLPSGFLIAKAVTGEDVRASGSGSTGATNVVRKAGLAAGLATYILDVSKGMLVLWLAVRWFGLSASTAQGAVGLAAILGHMFPVYLGFRGGKGVATGVGVFLMLSPWATLLSLGVWVVAFALTRTVSLGSLLGVVALPFGIWSCDGWWAGRPPAVWLPTLVWSVVIGLVIVARHRENLQRLYRGTELTFGETRLRSTPPQGS